The Oncorhynchus keta strain PuntledgeMale-10-30-2019 chromosome 17, Oket_V2, whole genome shotgun sequence genome has a window encoding:
- the LOC118371659 gene encoding Kruppel-like factor 18 isoform X12, which yields MDLYCVWLIIFGLTLTSTLRILEWPPLNCTQLDLQCSVQINNCSDDGWIKPRHQAPNGPLWHSGSQQHVFVRRGESGDLLPVMSLSWSLQINGGVINGTSGTEVHVTEEDSNQSICVRYIFHNKIQNMMINWKPWTFSLDRVVVDPENNYSVSIYNLPKPDLGNYRLDKIFTIPGCKDPSIKAAKVCLENGSLWDPQLSWTVSVDGGERLIITVGFNTAEFSDEYQISIQNTQHSRHVMRVGICGQQHSQHVMRVGICGQQHSQHVMRVGICGQQHSQHVMRVGICGQQHSQHVMRVGICGQQHSQHVTRVGICGQQHSQHVTRVGICGQQHSQHVTRVGICGQQHSQHVTRVGICGQQHSQHVTRVGICGQQHSQHVTRVGICGQQHSQHVTRVGICGQQHSQHVTRVGICGQQHSQHVTRVGICGQQHSQHVTRVGICGQQHSQHVTRVGICGQQHSQHVTRVGICGQQHSQHVTRVGICGQQHSQHVTRVGICGQQHSQHVTRVGICGQQHSQHVTRVGICGQQHSQHVTRVGICGQQHSQHVTRVGICGQQHSQHVTRVGICGQQHSQHVTRVGICGQQHSQHVTRVGICGQQHSQHVTRVGICGQQHSMMKHR from the exons GATCTCCAATGCAGCGTTCAAATTA ATAACTGTTCAGACGACGGCTGGATTAAACCCAGACACCAGGCGCCTAACGGTCCTCTGTGGCACTCAGGTTCACAGCAGCATGTGTttgtgaggagaggggagagtggtgaTCTGCTACCCGTGATGTCTCTGAGCTGGAGCCTTCAGATCAATG GAGGTGTAATCAATGGGACCAGTGGGACCGAGGTGCACGTCACTGAAGAGGACAGCAATCAAAGCATATGTGTCCGATACATCTTCcataacaaaatacaaaacatgaTGATTAACTGGAAGCCG TGGACATTTTCCTTGGACAGAGTTGTGGTGGACCCCGAAAACAATTATTCTGTTTCGATCTACAATTTACCAAAACCAGACCTGGGGAATTACAGACTTGACAAAATCTTTACAATCCCAG GATGCAAGGATCCAAGCATAAAAGCAGCCAAGGTGTGTTTGGAAAACG GCAGTCTTTGGGATCCCCAGTTGTCCTGGACTGTGTcagtggatggaggagagagactgatcaTCACAGTGGGTTTTAATACAGCTGAGTTCTCTGACGAATACCAGATATCCATCCAGAACACTCAACACTCACggcatgtcatgagggtaggtaTCTGTGGTCAACAACACTCACagcatgtcatgagggtaggtaTCTGTGGTCAACAACACTCACagcatgtcatgagggtaggtaTCTGTGGTCAACAACACTCACagcatgtcatgagggtaggtaTCTGTGGTCAACAACACTCACagcatgtcatgagggtag GTATCTGTGGTCAACAACACTCACAGCATGTCACGAGGGTAGGTATCTGTGGTCAACAACACTCACAACATGTCACGAGGGTAGGTATCTGTGGTCAACAACACTCACAGCATGTCACGAGGGTAGGTATCTGTGGTCAACAACACTCACAGCATGTCACGAGGGTAGGTATCTGTGGTCAACAACACTCACAGCATGTCACGAGGGTAGGTATCTGTGGTCAACAACACTCACAACATGTCACGAGGGTAGGTATCTGTGGTCAACAACACTCACAGCATGTCACGAGGGTAGGTATCTGTGGTCAACAACACTCACAGCATGTCACGAGGGTAGGTATCTGTGGTCAACAACACTCACAACATGTCACGAGGGTAGGTATCTGTGGTCAACAACACTCACAACATGTCACGAGGGTAGGTATCTGTGGTCAACAACACTCACAACATGTCACGAGGGTAGGTATCTGTGGTCAACAACACTCACAGCATGTCACGAGGGTAGGTATCTGTGGTCAACAACACTCACAGCATGTCACGAGGGTAGGTATCTGTGGTCAACAACACTCACAGCATGTCACGAGGGTAG GTATCTGTGGTCAACAACACTCACAACATGTCACGAGGGTAGGTATCTGTGGTCAACAACACTCACAACATGTCACGAGGGTAG GTATCTGTGGTCAACAACACTCACAGCATGTCACGAGGGTAGGTATCTGTGGTCAACAACACTCACAGCATGTCACGAGGGTAGGTATCTGTGGTCAACAACACTCACAGCATGTCACGAGGGTAGGTATCTGTGGTCAACAACACTCACAGCATGTCACGAGGGTAGGTATCTGTGGTCAACAACACTCACAACATGTCACGAGGGTAGGTATCTGTGGTCAACAACACTCACAGCATGTCACGAGGGTAGGTATCTGTGGTCAACAACACTCAATGATGAAACATCGGTAA
- the LOC118371659 gene encoding Kruppel-like factor 18 isoform X33 has translation MDLYCVWLIIFGLTLTSTLRILEWPPLNCTQLDLQCSVQINNCSDDGWIKPRHQAPNGPLWHSGSQQHVFVRRGESGDLLPVMSLSWSLQINGGVINGTSGTEVHVTEEDSNQSICVRYIFHNKIQNMMINWKPWTFSLDRVVVDPENNYSVSIYNLPKPDLGNYRLDKIFTIPGCKDPSIKAAKVCLENGSLWDPQLSWTVSVDGGERLIITVGFNTAEFSDEYQISIQNTQHSRHVMRVGICGQQHSQHVMRVGICGQQHSQHVMRVGICGQQHSQHVMRVGICGQQHSQHVMRVGICGQQHSQHVTRVGICGQQHSQHVTRVGICGQQHSQHVTRVGICGQQHSQHVTRVGICGQQHSQHVTRVGICGQQHSQHVTRVGICGQQHSQHVTRVGICGQQHSQHVTRVGICGQQHSQHVTRVGICGQQHSQHVTRVGICGQQHSQHVTRVGICGQQHSQHVTRVGICGQQHSQHVTRVGICGQQHSQHVTRVGICGQQHSQHVTRVGICGQQHSQHVTRVGICGQQHSQHVTRVGICGQQHSQHVTRVGICGQQHSQHVTRVGICGQQHSQHVTRVGICGQQHSMMKHR, from the exons GATCTCCAATGCAGCGTTCAAATTA ATAACTGTTCAGACGACGGCTGGATTAAACCCAGACACCAGGCGCCTAACGGTCCTCTGTGGCACTCAGGTTCACAGCAGCATGTGTttgtgaggagaggggagagtggtgaTCTGCTACCCGTGATGTCTCTGAGCTGGAGCCTTCAGATCAATG GAGGTGTAATCAATGGGACCAGTGGGACCGAGGTGCACGTCACTGAAGAGGACAGCAATCAAAGCATATGTGTCCGATACATCTTCcataacaaaatacaaaacatgaTGATTAACTGGAAGCCG TGGACATTTTCCTTGGACAGAGTTGTGGTGGACCCCGAAAACAATTATTCTGTTTCGATCTACAATTTACCAAAACCAGACCTGGGGAATTACAGACTTGACAAAATCTTTACAATCCCAG GATGCAAGGATCCAAGCATAAAAGCAGCCAAGGTGTGTTTGGAAAACG GCAGTCTTTGGGATCCCCAGTTGTCCTGGACTGTGTcagtggatggaggagagagactgatcaTCACAGTGGGTTTTAATACAGCTGAGTTCTCTGACGAATACCAGATATCCATCCAGAACACTCAACACTCACggcatgtcatgagggtaggtaTCTGTGGTCAACAACACTCACagcatgtcatgagggtaggtaTCTGTGGTCAACAACACTCACagcatgtcatgagggtaggtaTCTGTGGTCAACAACACTCACagcatgtcatgagggtaggtaTCTGTGGTCAACAACACTCACagcatgtcatgagggtag GTATCTGTGGTCAACAACACTCACAGCATGTCACGAGGGTAGGTATCTGTGGTCAACAACACTCACAACATGTCACGAGGGTAGGTATCTGTGGTCAACAACACTCACAGCATGTCACGAGGGTAGGTATCTGTGGTCAACAACACTCACAGCATGTCACGAGGGTAGGTATCTGTGGTCAACAACACTCACAGCATGTCACGAGGGTAGGTATCTGTGGTCAACAACACTCACAACATGTCACGAGGGTAGGTATCTGTGGTCAACAACACTCACAGCATGTCACGAGGGTAGGTATCTGTGGTCAACAACACTCACAGCATGTCACGAGGGTAGGTATCTGTGGTCAACAACACTCACAACATGTCACGAGGGTAGGTATCTGTGGTCAACAACACTCACAACATGTCACGAGGGTAG GTATCTGTGGTCAACAACACTCACAGCATGTCACGAGGGTAGGTATCTGTGGTCAACAACACTCACAGCATGTCACGAGGGTAG GTATCTGTGGTCAACAACACTCACAACATGTCACGAGGGTAGGTATCTGTGGTCAACAACACTCACAACATGTCACGAGGGTAG GTATCTGTGGTCAACAACACTCACAGCATGTCACGAGGGTAGGTATCTGTGGTCAACAACACTCACAGCATGTCACGAGGGTAGGTATCTGTGGTCAACAACACTCACAGCATGTCACGAGGGTAGGTATCTGTGGTCAACAACACTCACAGCATGTCACGAGGGTAGGTATCTGTGGTCAACAACACTCACAACATGTCACGAGGGTAGGTATCTGTGGTCAACAACACTCACAGCATGTCACGAGGGTAGGTATCTGTGGTCAACAACACTCAATGATGAAACATCGGTAA
- the LOC118371659 gene encoding Kruppel-like factor 18 isoform X2, with protein sequence MDLYCVWLIIFGLTLTSTLRILEWPPLNCTQLDLQCSVQINNCSDDGWIKPRHQAPNGPLWHSGSQQHVFVRRGESGDLLPVMSLSWSLQINGGVINGTSGTEVHVTEEDSNQSICVRYIFHNKIQNMMINWKPWTFSLDRVVVDPENNYSVSIYNLPKPDLGNYRLDKIFTIPGCKDPSIKAAKVCLENGSLWDPQLSWTVSVDGGERLIITVGFNTAEFSDEYQISIQNTQHSRHVMRVGICGQQHSQHVMRVGICGQQHSQHVMRVGICGQQHSQHVMRVGICGQQHSQHVMRVGICGQQHSQHVTRVGICGQQHSQHVTRVGICGQQHSQHVTRVGICGQQHSQHVTRVGICGQQHSQHVTRVGICGQQHSQHVTRVGICGQQHSQHVTRVGICGQQHSQHVTRVGICGQQHSQHVTRVGICGQQHSQHVTRVGICGQQHSQHVTRVGICGQQHSQHVTRVGICGQQHSQHVTRVGICGQQHSQHVTRVGICGQQHSQHVTRVGICGQQHSQHVTRVGICGQQHSQHVTRVGICGQQHSQHVTRVGICGQQHSQHVTRVGICGQQHSQHVTRVGICGQQHSQHVTRVGICGQQHSQHVTRVGICGQQHSQHVTRVGICGQQHSQHVTRVGICGQQHSMMKHR encoded by the exons GATCTCCAATGCAGCGTTCAAATTA ATAACTGTTCAGACGACGGCTGGATTAAACCCAGACACCAGGCGCCTAACGGTCCTCTGTGGCACTCAGGTTCACAGCAGCATGTGTttgtgaggagaggggagagtggtgaTCTGCTACCCGTGATGTCTCTGAGCTGGAGCCTTCAGATCAATG GAGGTGTAATCAATGGGACCAGTGGGACCGAGGTGCACGTCACTGAAGAGGACAGCAATCAAAGCATATGTGTCCGATACATCTTCcataacaaaatacaaaacatgaTGATTAACTGGAAGCCG TGGACATTTTCCTTGGACAGAGTTGTGGTGGACCCCGAAAACAATTATTCTGTTTCGATCTACAATTTACCAAAACCAGACCTGGGGAATTACAGACTTGACAAAATCTTTACAATCCCAG GATGCAAGGATCCAAGCATAAAAGCAGCCAAGGTGTGTTTGGAAAACG GCAGTCTTTGGGATCCCCAGTTGTCCTGGACTGTGTcagtggatggaggagagagactgatcaTCACAGTGGGTTTTAATACAGCTGAGTTCTCTGACGAATACCAGATATCCATCCAGAACACTCAACACTCACggcatgtcatgagggtaggtaTCTGTGGTCAACAACACTCACagcatgtcatgagggtaggtaTCTGTGGTCAACAACACTCACagcatgtcatgagggtaggtaTCTGTGGTCAACAACACTCACagcatgtcatgagggtaggtaTCTGTGGTCAACAACACTCACagcatgtcatgagggtag GTATCTGTGGTCAACAACACTCACAGCATGTCACGAGGGTAGGTATCTGTGGTCAACAACACTCACAACATGTCACGAGGGTAGGTATCTGTGGTCAACAACACTCACAGCATGTCACGAGGGTAGGTATCTGTGGTCAACAACACTCACAGCATGTCACGAGGGTAGGTATCTGTGGTCAACAACACTCACAGCATGTCACGAGGGTAGGTATCTGTGGTCAACAACACTCACAACATGTCACGAGGGTAGGTATCTGTGGTCAACAACACTCACAGCATGTCACGAGGGTAGGTATCTGTGGTCAACAACACTCACAGCATGTCACGAGGGTAGGTATCTGTGGTCAACAACACTCACAACATGTCACGAGGGTAGGTATCTGTGGTCAACAACACTCACAACATGTCACGAGGGTAGGTATCTGTGGTCAACAACACTCACAACATGTCACGAGGGTAGGTATCTGTGGTCAACAACACTCACAGCATGTCACGAGGGTAGGTATCTGTGGTCAACAACACTCACAGCATGTCACGAGGGTAGGTATCTGTGGTCAACAACACTCACAGCATGTCACGAGGGTAGGTATCTGTGGTCAACAACACTCACAGCATGTCACGAGGGTAGGTATCTGTGGTCAACAACACTCACAGCATGTCACGAGGGTAG GTATCTGTGGTCAACAACACTCACAACATGTCACGAGGGTAGGTATCTGTGGTCAACAACACTCACAACATGTCACGAGGGTAG GTATCTGTGGTCAACAACACTCACAGCATGTCACGAGGGTAGGTATCTGTGGTCAACAACACTCACAGCATGTCACGAGGGTAGGTATCTGTGGTCAACAACACTCACAGCATGTCACGAGGGTAGGTATCTGTGGTCAACAACACTCACAGCATGTCACGAGGGTAGGTATCTGTGGTCAACAACACTCACAACATGTCACGAGGGTAGGTATCTGTGGTCAACAACACTCACAGCATGTCACGAGGGTAGGTATCTGTGGTCAACAACACTCAATGATGAAACATCGGTAA
- the LOC118371659 gene encoding Kruppel-like factor 18 isoform X28 — protein sequence MDLYCVWLIIFGLTLTSTLRILEWPPLNCTQLDLQCSVQINNCSDDGWIKPRHQAPNGPLWHSGSQQHVFVRRGESGDLLPVMSLSWSLQINGGVINGTSGTEVHVTEEDSNQSICVRYIFHNKIQNMMINWKPWTFSLDRVVVDPENNYSVSIYNLPKPDLGNYRLDKIFTIPGCKDPSIKAAKVCLENGSLWDPQLSWTVSVDGGERLIITVGFNTAEFSDEYQISIQNTQHSRHVMRVGICGQQHSQHVMRVGICGQQHSQHVMRVGICGQQHSQHVMRVGICGQQHSQHVMRVGICGQQHSQHVTRVGICGQQHSQHVTRVGICGQQHSQHVTRVGICGQQHSQHVTRVGICGQQHSQHVTRVGICGQQHSQHVTRVGICGQQHSQHVTRVGICGQQHSQHVTRVGICGQQHSQHVTRVGICGQQHSQHVTRVGICGQQHSQHVTRVGICGQQHSQHVTRVGICGQQHSQHVTRVGICGQQHSQHVTRVGICGQQHSQHVTRVGICGQQHSQHVTRVGICGQQHSQHVTRVGICGQQHSQHVTRVGICGQQHSQHVTRVGICGQQHSQHVTRVGICGQQHSMMKHR from the exons GATCTCCAATGCAGCGTTCAAATTA ATAACTGTTCAGACGACGGCTGGATTAAACCCAGACACCAGGCGCCTAACGGTCCTCTGTGGCACTCAGGTTCACAGCAGCATGTGTttgtgaggagaggggagagtggtgaTCTGCTACCCGTGATGTCTCTGAGCTGGAGCCTTCAGATCAATG GAGGTGTAATCAATGGGACCAGTGGGACCGAGGTGCACGTCACTGAAGAGGACAGCAATCAAAGCATATGTGTCCGATACATCTTCcataacaaaatacaaaacatgaTGATTAACTGGAAGCCG TGGACATTTTCCTTGGACAGAGTTGTGGTGGACCCCGAAAACAATTATTCTGTTTCGATCTACAATTTACCAAAACCAGACCTGGGGAATTACAGACTTGACAAAATCTTTACAATCCCAG GATGCAAGGATCCAAGCATAAAAGCAGCCAAGGTGTGTTTGGAAAACG GCAGTCTTTGGGATCCCCAGTTGTCCTGGACTGTGTcagtggatggaggagagagactgatcaTCACAGTGGGTTTTAATACAGCTGAGTTCTCTGACGAATACCAGATATCCATCCAGAACACTCAACACTCACggcatgtcatgagggtaggtaTCTGTGGTCAACAACACTCACagcatgtcatgagggtaggtaTCTGTGGTCAACAACACTCACagcatgtcatgagggtaggtaTCTGTGGTCAACAACACTCACagcatgtcatgagggtaggtaTCTGTGGTCAACAACACTCACagcatgtcatgagggtag GTATCTGTGGTCAACAACACTCACAGCATGTCACGAGGGTAGGTATCTGTGGTCAACAACACTCACAACATGTCACGAGGGTAGGTATCTGTGGTCAACAACACTCACAGCATGTCACGAGGGTAGGTATCTGTGGTCAACAACACTCACAGCATGTCACGAGGGTAGGTATCTGTGGTCAACAACACTCACAGCATGTCACGAGGGTAGGTATCTGTGGTCAACAACACTCACAACATGTCACGAGGGTAGGTATCTGTGGTCAACAACACTCACAGCATGTCACGAGGGTAGGTATCTGTGGTCAACAACACTCACAGCATGTCACGAGGGTAGGTATCTGTGGTCAACAACACTCACAACATGTCACGAGGGTAGGTATCTGTGGTCAACAACACTCACAACATGTCACGAGGGTAG GTATCTGTGGTCAACAACACTCACAGCATGTCACGAGGGTAGGTATCTGTGGTCAACAACACTCACAACATGTCACGAGGGTAGGTATCTGTGGTCAACAACACTCACAACATGTCACGAGGGTAGGTATCTGTGGTCAACAACACTCACAACATGTCACGAGGGTAG GTATCTGTGGTCAACAACACTCACAGCATGTCACGAGGGTAGGTATCTGTGGTCAACAACACTCACAGCATGTCACGAGGGTAGGTATCTGTGGTCAACAACACTCACAGCATGTCACGAGGGTAGGTATCTGTGGTCAACAACACTCACAGCATGTCACGAGGGTAGGTATCTGTGGTCAACAACACTCACAACATGTCACGAGGGTAGGTATCTGTGGTCAACAACACTCACAGCATGTCACGAGGGTAGGTATCTGTGGTCAACAACACTCAATGATGAAACATCGGTAA
- the LOC118371659 gene encoding Kruppel-like factor 18 isoform X37 → MDLYCVWLIIFGLTLTSTLRILEWPPLNCTQLDLQCSVQINNCSDDGWIKPRHQAPNGPLWHSGSQQHVFVRRGESGDLLPVMSLSWSLQINGGVINGTSGTEVHVTEEDSNQSICVRYIFHNKIQNMMINWKPWTFSLDRVVVDPENNYSVSIYNLPKPDLGNYRLDKIFTIPGCKDPSIKAAKVCLENGSLWDPQLSWTVSVDGGERLIITVGFNTAEFSDEYQISIQNTQHSRHVMRVGICGQQHSQHVMRVGICGQQHSQHVMRVGICGQQHSQHVMRVGICGQQHSQHVMRVGICGQQHSQHVTRVGICGQQHSQHVTRVGICGQQHSQHVTRVGICGQQHSQHVTRVGICGQQHSQHVTRVGICGQQHSQHVTRVGICGQQHSQHVTRVGICGQQHSQHVTRVGICGQQHSQHVTRVGICGQQHSQHVTRVGICGQQHSQHVTRVGICGQQHSQHVTRVGICGQQHSQHVTRVGICGQQHSQHVTRVGICGQQHSQHVTRVGICGQQHSQHVTRVGICGQQHSQHVTRVGICGQQHSQHVTRVGICGQQHSQHVTRVGICGQQHSMMKHR, encoded by the exons GATCTCCAATGCAGCGTTCAAATTA ATAACTGTTCAGACGACGGCTGGATTAAACCCAGACACCAGGCGCCTAACGGTCCTCTGTGGCACTCAGGTTCACAGCAGCATGTGTttgtgaggagaggggagagtggtgaTCTGCTACCCGTGATGTCTCTGAGCTGGAGCCTTCAGATCAATG GAGGTGTAATCAATGGGACCAGTGGGACCGAGGTGCACGTCACTGAAGAGGACAGCAATCAAAGCATATGTGTCCGATACATCTTCcataacaaaatacaaaacatgaTGATTAACTGGAAGCCG TGGACATTTTCCTTGGACAGAGTTGTGGTGGACCCCGAAAACAATTATTCTGTTTCGATCTACAATTTACCAAAACCAGACCTGGGGAATTACAGACTTGACAAAATCTTTACAATCCCAG GATGCAAGGATCCAAGCATAAAAGCAGCCAAGGTGTGTTTGGAAAACG GCAGTCTTTGGGATCCCCAGTTGTCCTGGACTGTGTcagtggatggaggagagagactgatcaTCACAGTGGGTTTTAATACAGCTGAGTTCTCTGACGAATACCAGATATCCATCCAGAACACTCAACACTCACggcatgtcatgagggtaggtaTCTGTGGTCAACAACACTCACagcatgtcatgagggtaggtaTCTGTGGTCAACAACACTCACagcatgtcatgagggtaggtaTCTGTGGTCAACAACACTCACagcatgtcatgagggtaggtaTCTGTGGTCAACAACACTCACagcatgtcatgagggtag GTATCTGTGGTCAACAACACTCACAGCATGTCACGAGGGTAGGTATCTGTGGTCAACAACACTCACAACATGTCACGAGGGTAGGTATCTGTGGTCAACAACACTCACAGCATGTCACGAGGGTAGGTATCTGTGGTCAACAACACTCACAGCATGTCACGAGGGTAGGTATCTGTGGTCAACAACACTCACAGCATGTCACGAGGGTAGGTATCTGTGGTCAACAACACTCACAACATGTCACGAGGGTAGGTATCTGTGGTCAACAACACTCACAGCATGTCACGAGGGTAGGTATCTGTGGTCAACAACACTCACAGCATGTCACGAGGGTAGGTATCTGTGGTCAACAACACTCACAACATGTCACGAGGGTAGGTATCTGTGGTCAACAACACTCACAACATGTCACGAGGGTAG GTATCTGTGGTCAACAACACTCACAACATGTCACGAGGGTAGGTATCTGTGGTCAACAACACTCACAACATGTCACGAGGGTAGGTATCTGTGGTCAACAACACTCACAACATGTCACGAGGGTAG GTATCTGTGGTCAACAACACTCACAGCATGTCACGAGGGTAGGTATCTGTGGTCAACAACACTCACAGCATGTCACGAGGGTAGGTATCTGTGGTCAACAACACTCACAGCATGTCACGAGGGTAGGTATCTGTGGTCAACAACACTCACAGCATGTCACGAGGGTAGGTATCTGTGGTCAACAACACTCACAACATGTCACGAGGGTAGGTATCTGTGGTCAACAACACTCACAGCATGTCACGAGGGTAGGTATCTGTGGTCAACAACACTCAATGATGAAACATCGGTAA
- the LOC118371659 gene encoding Kruppel-like factor 18 isoform X7 has protein sequence MDLYCVWLIIFGLTLTSTLRILEWPPLNCTQLDLQCSVQINNCSDDGWIKPRHQAPNGPLWHSGSQQHVFVRRGESGDLLPVMSLSWSLQINGGVINGTSGTEVHVTEEDSNQSICVRYIFHNKIQNMMINWKPWTFSLDRVVVDPENNYSVSIYNLPKPDLGNYRLDKIFTIPGCKDPSIKAAKVCLENGSLWDPQLSWTVSVDGGERLIITVGFNTAEFSDEYQISIQNTQHSRHVMRVGICGQQHSQHVMRVGICGQQHSQHVMRVGICGQQHSQHVMRVGICGQQHSQHVMRVGICGQQHSQHVTRVGICGQQHSQHVTRVGICGQQHSQHVTRVGICGQQHSQHVTRVGICGQQHSQHVTRVGICGQQHSQHVTRVGICGQQHSQHVTRVGICGQQHSQHVTRVGICGQQHSQHVTRVGICGQQHSQHVTRVGICGQQHSQHVTRVGICGQQHSQHVTRVGICGQQHSQHVTRVGICGQQHSQHVTRVGICGQQHSQHVTRVGICGQQHSQHVTRVGICGQQHSQHVTRVGICGQQHSQHVTRVGICGQQHSQHVTRVGICGQQHSQHVTRVGICGQQHSQHVTRVGICGQQHSQHVTRVGICGQQHSQHVTRVGICGQQHSMMKHR, from the exons GATCTCCAATGCAGCGTTCAAATTA ATAACTGTTCAGACGACGGCTGGATTAAACCCAGACACCAGGCGCCTAACGGTCCTCTGTGGCACTCAGGTTCACAGCAGCATGTGTttgtgaggagaggggagagtggtgaTCTGCTACCCGTGATGTCTCTGAGCTGGAGCCTTCAGATCAATG GAGGTGTAATCAATGGGACCAGTGGGACCGAGGTGCACGTCACTGAAGAGGACAGCAATCAAAGCATATGTGTCCGATACATCTTCcataacaaaatacaaaacatgaTGATTAACTGGAAGCCG TGGACATTTTCCTTGGACAGAGTTGTGGTGGACCCCGAAAACAATTATTCTGTTTCGATCTACAATTTACCAAAACCAGACCTGGGGAATTACAGACTTGACAAAATCTTTACAATCCCAG GATGCAAGGATCCAAGCATAAAAGCAGCCAAGGTGTGTTTGGAAAACG GCAGTCTTTGGGATCCCCAGTTGTCCTGGACTGTGTcagtggatggaggagagagactgatcaTCACAGTGGGTTTTAATACAGCTGAGTTCTCTGACGAATACCAGATATCCATCCAGAACACTCAACACTCACggcatgtcatgagggtaggtaTCTGTGGTCAACAACACTCACagcatgtcatgagggtaggtaTCTGTGGTCAACAACACTCACagcatgtcatgagggtaggtaTCTGTGGTCAACAACACTCACagcatgtcatgagggtaggtaTCTGTGGTCAACAACACTCACagcatgtcatgagggtag GTATCTGTGGTCAACAACACTCACAGCATGTCACGAGGGTAGGTATCTGTGGTCAACAACACTCACAACATGTCACGAGGGTAGGTATCTGTGGTCAACAACACTCACAGCATGTCACGAGGGTAGGTATCTGTGGTCAACAACACTCACAGCATGTCACGAGGGTAGGTATCTGTGGTCAACAACACTCACAGCATGTCACGAGGGTAGGTATCTGTGGTCAACAACACTCACAACATGTCACGAGGGTAGGTATCTGTGGTCAACAACACTCACAGCATGTCACGAGGGTAGGTATCTGTGGTCAACAACACTCACAGCATGTCACGAGGGTAGGTATCTGTGGTCAACAACACTCACAACATGTCACGAGGGTAGGTATCTGTGGTCAACAACACTCACAACATGTCACGAGGGTAGGTATCTGTGGTCAACAACACTCACAACATGTCACGAGGGTAGGTATCTGTGGTCAACAACACTCACAGCATGTCACGAGGGTAGGTATCTGTGGTCAACAACACTCACAGCATGTCACGAGGGTAGGTATCTGTGGTCAACAACACTCACAGCATGTCACGAGGGTAGGTATCTGTGGTCAACAACACTCACAGCATGTCACGAGGGTAG GTATCTGTGGTCAACAACACTCACAACATGTCACGAGGGTAGGTATCTGTGGTCAACAACACTCACAACATGTCACGAGGGTAG GTATCTGTGGTCAACAACACTCACAGCATGTCACGAGGGTAGGTATCTGTGGTCAACAACACTCACAGCATGTCACGAGGGTAGGTATCTGTGGTCAACAACACTCACAGCATGTCACGAGGGTAGGTATCTGTGGTCAACAACACTCACAGCATGTCACGAGGGTAGGTATCTGTGGTCAACAACACTCACAACATGTCACGAGGGTAGGTATCTGTGGTCAACAACACTCACAGCATGTCACGAGGGTAGGTATCTGTGGTCAACAACACTCAATGATGAAACATCGGTAA